In the genome of Mogibacterium neglectum, the window TTGAACCTGGTCTAGCAGCTGACAGAGCATCCGCTGCCCCTACAAGAACGGCCTCAAGTGTTGTTGCTTCAACATCTCCGTGGTGAGCCTCAACTCCATTGATAACTTTCCAAGACTCTTTATACTTCTTACAGATATTTACACCTATCTCCACATGTGTTCCTTCAACCTCATGATCGATAGACTTTCCAATATCGTGGAGTAATCCTGCTCGTTTTGCTAATCTTGGATCAAGACCTAGTTCCGAAGCCATCATGCCAGCGAGGAGTGCAACCTCTACAGAATGCTTAAGTACATTCTGTCCATATGATGTCCTGTATTTTAGTCTACCTAAAAGCTTAACCATCTCAGGATGTAGGTTGTGCACACCTGTCTCAAAGCAAGCCTGTTCTCCCTCTTCCTTGATTATGTTATTAACTTCCTTTGTAGCCTTTTGCACCATCTCCTCGATACGTGCTGGATGAATTCTTCCGTCTGAAATTAACTTCTCGAGTGCTCTCTTGGCAATCTCTCTTCTTACAGGATCAAATCCTGATAGAATTACAGCCTCTGGTGTGTCATCGATTATTAAATCAACTCCAGTTAGAGTCTCAATGGCTCTGATATTTCTTCCTTCTCTTCCGATTATACGACCCTTCATATCATCGTTAGGAAGCGCTACTACCGAAACTGTGGTTTCGGCAACCTGATCAGCTGCACATCTCTGAATTGCCAAAGTAATTATCTCTCTAGCCTTCTTGTCAGCCTCATCCTTTGTTTCTTCTTCAACTCTAGTTATAATGGCCGAGGCATCTTTTCTAACATCCTTCTCTATTTCTTCAAGCAGAAGGTGTTTTGCCTCATCCTTTGAGTATCCAGAAATCTTCTCAAGTTCAGCAATCTGCTTCTCAATATACTGATCGATTTCCTTATGCTTCTCATCCATCGAGCGTTCGCGTTTTGATAAACCCTCTTCTCTACGCTCGATACTTTCTAGTTTCTTTTCAATGTTTTCTTCCTTCTGAAGAATACGTCTTTCAGCCCTTGTAACTTCATTACGTCTGTCGCGAATTTCGTTCTCGAGATTTTCCTTGATTTGGTGCGCCTCTTCTTTGGCTTCAAGAACCTTTTCCTTCTTGAGGTTTTCAGCGGAACTTTCCGCATCAAGAATTATGTTCTGAGCCTTTTGCTCTGCACTTCCAATTTCTTTCTCTCCGACACGCTTACGCACACTGTAGCCAAGCAGCAATCCAACAATTAGGAATACTACGCCTGCTACCATTGTTATTAATAGCGGTGTCATGTTCAACTCCTTATTTAGTTATTTGTTAGTAATACAGTATATTTTTACTTATTAGTTATTAAAAATAAGCATCTCGTGTATATAATCATACTGATTAATTATATATTTTAATGAAAACATAGTCAACTATTAGAGAATCTCTCTAATCACGCGTTCCGCTATTTTATTGAAATTTCTGGAGATATATGTGTCTCTTTTTGCTACTATTGGTATTCCAATATTGCAAGAGGCACGAATATTCTCATCCTCCATAATCACACCTAGCAGCTGCGATTTAAAACGCAAATCAATCTCAACCAAGCTCGGGCCACAGCCGAGATCATCGCTCACAGGCATAACTCTATTTACGACATAATGTCTATTCATAATCTCATTCTTGATCAGTCTATCCTCTATGGCATCCGCATCTCTAATGGCAGAATAATCAGGTGTTGTAACTATGATGACCTCATCAGCAGAGCTATGACATAGATCAACAGCACGATTTATACCAGGCGCGCCATCCAGAATCACAACATCATACTCATTTTTGAGGTGTTCTATAAGTTCATCGATATCCGCCATTGATATGTCTATCCAGTTTCCACCTTGATGTGCAGGAATTATTGCAAGCCTATCCGTAAAATTTGAATTTATGATTGCATCCCTAGGCTCACAAGTCCTCATAATTACGTCGCAAACATCAAATATTGCTTCATTTTGAACACCTAGATAAAGGTCTAAATCTCTCATCCCCATGTTCATATCAAGCAAAATAACACGCTTGCCCATGTATGCAAGCGTTAATCCGATGTTCGCAGCAAATGTAGATTTTCCCGTTCCACCTTTTCCAGATGTGATGTAAATTGTCTTGGACACCTTGTAACACTCTCCATTTAAGAATCTTGTTCAATAATCCCTTCGCTTCTTAGGCTAACATAGCTGTCATAACCTACTATGATGTGATCAAGCAGCTTAATCCCAACTATCTTGCCAACTGCTTCGAGTCTTTTTGTTGCTGCAATATCTAGATTGCTAGGCGTGGGATCACCGCTGGGATGATTATGCGCAATTATAATAGCTGCAGCACTGCGTCTTATAGCAATGCTATAAACCTCTCTAGGATGGATATCTGCAGAGTTTAATTCGCCAATAGATACTGTATATTCCGATTCAATTTTACACTTTGTATTAAGTGTAAACATCTGAACATGCTCGCGCTTTGCCCCGCGCATGCGATCCATGTAAATCTCAGCTATATCCTCAGCAGTTGTAATAGTCTTACCATGTTGCAGACTTGATCTTCTAACTCGCCTTGCAAGTTCCATGCTAGCCACAATCGAGCAAGCTTTGCTAACCCCTATACCATCAACATTTAGTAGTTCTCTCGCATCTACACTATAGATATTCTGCGATAACTTTTCAGTGTAGCAAATCACTTCTTCCGCTAGCTGGATAACCTTTTTTTCGGATGTTCCTGTCCTTAAAATCAACGCCAATAATTCGACATCAGAAAGTGATGATGCGCCAGAATACATTAGTTTTTCCTGTGGCAATTTGTATAGGTTTGTATTTTCATTATTCATATATAACCCTCTCTCGAGAGCAACACACTAGAATTATATCAAAACACCCTGTCTGCAACAAGCACAGACAGGGCTCAAAATTTCTTATTTCAGAATATTTATTTTCATTTATTATATTGATTCTAATATCTGCCGCGTTGTAGTATTGTCAGATTTTTAAGTGATAGTAAAAGCATCATCACCAGCATCATAATCAACGCCTTTTCAACATATAAATTTTCAGAAACTGCATAATTACATACAATTCCAGCGAGTAATACCAGCATAGCCATAAAGCAGTACCTTAGACGAGCAGCGTACATTATAATTTCTTTACGATCCTTATCTTTTTGACTAACAGTAGTCACATACTTCACCACATATAGGATACTAAGTACAGCCTGAAATAATATTATCGCTGTAAAACCATACAGAATCTTTTTATCAGTTGTTCCAAAAAATCCAGCTATTTCAGAATGAAACAGTAGAAGTATATCGAACAAAAATATTAGATAACAATATCCTCTAACTTTGCCAAGTGCAATCGCACCTTCTTTCATACATGACCTCCATTACTCTCTGCATGATACTCTTGTAGCCATCGATACAATTGTATTTACGACCTCATCAATAGTCATATCAGAAGTATCTACCATAGCCGCATCTTCAGCTTGAACCAGTGGGTTAAGCTTCCTATTCATGTCCTGATAATCTCTATCTTTGATTTCCTCGTAGATATCATCAAGAATCGTCTTGACTCCTTTTGCCGTAAGTTCATCATATCTACGGCGTGCCCTAACCATGGGATCAGCGGTTAAAAATATCTTGAGTTCTGCATCCGTCAATACGTTTGTACCTATATCTCGCCCATCCATGATTACGCCTTTACCTGTGGCAATTCTTCGCTGGATGTCAATAAGCTTACTTCTAACTTCAGGTACTTGAGAGTAAATCGAAGCAAGTTTAGAAATTTCCTGAGTTCTTATAACATCACTAACATCAACCCCATCGAGAATAATCCTACCATTCACAAAATCAATAGCCGTCTCTTCTAACATATTGCGAATTGATATTATGTCATCGGGTTTAATTCCCTCGCGATCAAGTTTCAGTCCAATAGCACGGTACATAGCACCAGTATCGATATACTCGAGACCTAGCTTGTTACCTACAAGCTTTGCGATAGTACTTTTGCCGGCACCACCAGGTCCATCAATAGCAATCCTTATCATTTGCACACCTTAATCCTCATCAGCGGAATCTTCTTCTCCTGTCGACTCCTTTACATATCTCTCTGCATCGTGACCATTTCTATCCTTCTCAAGTAGATTATTAATCTCCTTTACAAATGTATCAATATCTGTAAATCTATGATATACAGATGCAAATCTAACGTATGCAACCTGATCCAAATCACGGAGCTCATCCATGATAAGAGCACCTATCATCTTACTATCTATCTCTTTTTCCATAGTGTTATTCAGCCCACGTTCGATGTTGTCAGCAATTCTCTGCACATCATCGTACTTAACCTTAGTTTTCTCGCAAGCCTTAAGAACACCATTTATCAGTTTGTTGCGGTCAAAACTCTCTCTAGTACCGTCACTTTTTATTACCACGAGCAACGAGTTTTCAATCTTCTCAAATGTTGTAAAGCGCTTATGACACTTGTCGCACTCACGACGACGCCTAATAGCAAGACCTTCTTCAACGGGTCTAGAATCAACAACCTTGGTATCGGGATTACCGCAATAAGGGCACTTCATTTCGTTCCTCCATGTTTAATTATAATAAAAATTTCGTAGCTTATCTTCTATCAAACGTATGTACGCTTTATTTAAATCATGCATACATAATAGTTGGAATTAAGAACAAGCTCTACAATGCTAGCTATTTTGCAATGCTATCCTTAAGAACTTTTGCCATAACCTTTTCGTAAACCATAGTATCGTAAAGATTATTCTGATCAGCATATTTTTCAATGGACATACCCGCAGCCTTTTCATACTGAGAGCGTGTATAACCTGCGTCCTTAAGCAGTTTGTCTAAATACTCCTTGTATTCCTTGTCAGATACTTTGATATCATATTGCTTAGCGAGCGCAAAGAGCACAAGTTCTTGCTTAACTGTATTCTTCGCTGCAACTTTTGCTTCTTTCTCAAAAGCTTTCTTAGACATCCCCATCGAGCTCTTTAAATACTTCTCATACGACATATCATTTTTCTTAGCAAGAGCCTTGTAAGTATCAATCATCTTCTTCTGAGCATCTTTAAGTTCCTTATCAGGGTATTTCTTAATCTTGCTTGAATTTAATATCTTCTGGAATAACTCCTGCTTCTCAGAGCTTGCTGCCTGAGCTTTCTTATCCTTTAGAAGCTGTTCTTTGAGATTTTTCTCATATTCAGCTTTATTCTTGAATTTTGTATTCTTTTTTACAAATTCATCATTATACTCAGGTGTAACAGTCTTAACAAGAGAGTTAAGCTTAATTGTAAACGTCGCTTTCTTACCTGAAAGTTCGGTGTTATTAGAATAATTGGCTGGGAACGTAACGGTTATATCAAAAGTCTCTCCCACTTTGTGTCCGACTATCTGCTTAGCAAATCCACTGATAAAATTGCTATCTCCAAGATTCAATTCATATCCTGTAGCTGATCCACCATCAAACTTCTTGCCATTAATTTTACCAGTATAATCGATGTTAACTATACTGTCTGCTGCAGCAGTTCCTTCTTTAACCTGTTCCTTAGTTTTCGCCTGTTCCAGCGTAGTATTAATCGCGTTCTGAACTTCAGCATCACTCACTGAAGCATCAGCCTTGGTATACTCAAGATTCTTATACTTGCCTAGTTTCACATATTTACTGAAATCATCATAGTTGTACTTATCTGGTATAGATGCTCCACCGCACGAAGTAAACATGAATGCACCGGCTACCATAACCGCCACAATTGTCAACTTGCATATTTTGTTACGTGACATATTAAAACCCCTTATATATTGTGTTTTAAGTTGGTTATACTTATAAACCTTTTAATATATGTTATCATAGCAAAATCGAGGGTTCAACGAGTTTCACAGTAACCACACGAGTATTCCAATTAATAGTTCTAAATTTTGCAATAATAAAGACAGGGTTACTGCCCTGTCCTTTATGCTAATTATTCTCTTCTTGTTCTTTACGCTTCGCAAGCGCAGCCTCTTTACGTGCCTTTGCCCTCTCTCGCTTAAGAACTTCATTTCTCGCCGTTAACCCCCACCAAGCAACCGCGCAAACAGCAACGATTAGGCCGGCGATAAATATAACGCCAATGTGGCTTAGAAAATATTCCATTATTAGTTAGCCTTCTTTGCTAGTTTGCATAGCTCAGCGAAACCTGCAGCATCATAGATAGCCATCTCTGAGAGCATCTTTCTGTTTAGCTCGATTCCGGACTTCTTGAGACCGTTCATTAGGTTGCTGTAATTAATGCCGTTAGCTCTTGCAGCAGCATTAATTCTTGCGATCCAGAGTCTTCTGTACTCTCTCTTCTTGTTCTTTCTTCCAACGAAGGCAGATCTTAGAGCTCTCATTACAGCTGGGTTAGCAGCTC includes:
- the rny gene encoding ribonuclease Y, translating into MTPLLITMVAGVVFLIVGLLLGYSVRKRVGEKEIGSAEQKAQNIILDAESSAENLKKEKVLEAKEEAHQIKENLENEIRDRRNEVTRAERRILQKEENIEKKLESIERREEGLSKRERSMDEKHKEIDQYIEKQIAELEKISGYSKDEAKHLLLEEIEKDVRKDASAIITRVEEETKDEADKKAREIITLAIQRCAADQVAETTVSVVALPNDDMKGRIIGREGRNIRAIETLTGVDLIIDDTPEAVILSGFDPVRREIAKRALEKLISDGRIHPARIEEMVQKATKEVNNIIKEEGEQACFETGVHNLHPEMVKLLGRLKYRTSYGQNVLKHSVEVALLAGMMASELGLDPRLAKRAGLLHDIGKSIDHEVEGTHVEIGVNICKKYKESWKVINGVEAHHGDVEATTLEAVLVGAADALSAARPGSRRETLEAYIKRLQSLENIANTTKGVDKSYAIQAGREIRVAVKPNQVKDDEIPMLAREIAKKIEAELEYPGNIKVNVVRETRAIDYAK
- the tig gene encoding trigger factor — translated: MSRNKICKLTIVAVMVAGAFMFTSCGGASIPDKYNYDDFSKYVKLGKYKNLEYTKADASVSDAEVQNAINTTLEQAKTKEQVKEGTAAADSIVNIDYTGKINGKKFDGGSATGYELNLGDSNFISGFAKQIVGHKVGETFDITVTFPANYSNNTELSGKKATFTIKLNSLVKTVTPEYNDEFVKKNTKFKNKAEYEKNLKEQLLKDKKAQAASSEKQELFQKILNSSKIKKYPDKELKDAQKKMIDTYKALAKKNDMSYEKYLKSSMGMSKKAFEKEAKVAAKNTVKQELVLFALAKQYDIKVSDKEYKEYLDKLLKDAGYTRSQYEKAAGMSIEKYADQNNLYDTMVYEKVMAKVLKDSIAK
- the cmk gene encoding (d)CMP kinase, with the translated sequence MIRIAIDGPGGAGKSTIAKLVGNKLGLEYIDTGAMYRAIGLKLDREGIKPDDIISIRNMLEETAIDFVNGRIILDGVDVSDVIRTQEISKLASIYSQVPEVRSKLIDIQRRIATGKGVIMDGRDIGTNVLTDAELKIFLTADPMVRARRRYDELTAKGVKTILDDIYEEIKDRDYQDMNRKLNPLVQAEDAAMVDTSDMTIDEVVNTIVSMATRVSCRE
- the radC gene encoding RadC family protein, with protein sequence MNNENTNLYKLPQEKLMYSGASSLSDVELLALILRTGTSEKKVIQLAEEVICYTEKLSQNIYSVDARELLNVDGIGVSKACSIVASMELARRVRRSSLQHGKTITTAEDIAEIYMDRMRGAKREHVQMFTLNTKCKIESEYTVSIGELNSADIHPREVYSIAIRRSAAAIIIAHNHPSGDPTPSNLDIAATKRLEAVGKIVGIKLLDHIIVGYDSYVSLRSEGIIEQDS
- the nrdR gene encoding transcriptional regulator NrdR codes for the protein MKCPYCGNPDTKVVDSRPVEEGLAIRRRRECDKCHKRFTTFEKIENSLLVVIKSDGTRESFDRNKLINGVLKACEKTKVKYDDVQRIADNIERGLNNTMEKEIDSKMIGALIMDELRDLDQVAYVRFASVYHRFTDIDTFVKEINNLLEKDRNGHDAERYVKESTGEEDSADED
- a CDS encoding AAA family ATPase; this translates as MSKTIYITSGKGGTGKSTFAANIGLTLAYMGKRVILLDMNMGMRDLDLYLGVQNEAIFDVCDVIMRTCEPRDAIINSNFTDRLAIIPAHQGGNWIDISMADIDELIEHLKNEYDVVILDGAPGINRAVDLCHSSADEVIIVTTPDYSAIRDADAIEDRLIKNEIMNRHYVVNRVMPVSDDLGCGPSLVEIDLRFKSQLLGVIMEDENIRASCNIGIPIVAKRDTYISRNFNKIAERVIREIL
- the rplT gene encoding 50S ribosomal protein L20, with amino-acid sequence MARVKKGVNAHKRHKKILKQAKGFYGQRSKNFRAANPAVMRALRSAFVGRKNKKREYRRLWIARINAAARANGINYSNLMNGLKKSGIELNRKMLSEMAIYDAAGFAELCKLAKKAN